One window of Rasiella rasia genomic DNA carries:
- a CDS encoding TPM domain-containing protein, with the protein MKTAQHKHILFTVFTVCLLFSQSIVAQFTIPPKPTKVSEQTSLYDYINLLSASQKTALEQKLIRYADSTSTQIVVAIIGTSNGDDLALVGAKWGQQWGIGQADKDNGILIILAKDDRKVDINTGYGIEYRVSDRTAEQIINRVMIPEFKSGNYYAGLDKGADALFKALEGEFKEDRDFSSNDNSHFIFVIIIFIIILILLRNRGGKGGKGGGGSSLLDVIILSNMGRTGGFGGGGGSFGGGGSFGGGGFGGGFGGGGFGGGGASGGW; encoded by the coding sequence TTGAAAACAGCACAGCACAAACATATTTTATTTACCGTTTTTACGGTATGCTTGCTATTTTCACAAAGTATTGTCGCACAGTTTACTATTCCGCCTAAACCTACAAAGGTTTCTGAACAAACTTCTCTGTACGATTATATCAATTTACTTTCGGCCTCTCAAAAAACTGCTCTTGAGCAGAAACTAATTCGTTACGCAGATTCTACATCAACACAAATTGTAGTAGCTATTATTGGTACTTCTAATGGAGACGACCTAGCTCTGGTAGGTGCTAAGTGGGGTCAACAATGGGGTATTGGTCAGGCAGACAAAGACAACGGCATTTTAATTATTCTAGCCAAAGACGACCGAAAAGTAGATATTAACACTGGTTATGGTATTGAATACCGAGTGAGTGATCGCACAGCAGAACAAATTATTAACCGCGTAATGATTCCAGAATTTAAATCTGGGAATTACTACGCTGGTTTAGACAAAGGTGCCGATGCCCTTTTTAAAGCCCTTGAAGGCGAATTTAAAGAAGACCGAGATTTTTCATCGAATGATAACAGTCATTTTATTTTTGTCATAATCATCTTTATTATCATCTTAATCTTATTACGCAACCGGGGTGGTAAGGGTGGAAAAGGTGGTGGTGGCTCAAGTTTATTAGACGTAATCATCTTAAGCAACATGGGACGCACAGGCGGCTTTGGAGGAGGCGGTGGAAGTTTTGGCGGAGGCGGAAGTTTTGGTGGCGGTGGCTTTGGAGGCGGCTTTGGAGGTGGAGGCTTCGGTGGAGGTGGCGCTTCAGGTGGCTGGTAG
- the era gene encoding GTPase Era, whose amino-acid sequence MQDQNHKAGFVNIIGNPNVGKSTLMNAFVGERLSIITSKAQTTRHRILGIVNGDDFQIILSDTPGIIKPAYQLQESMMDFVKSAFDDADVLLYLVELGEKDLKDEQFFNKITNAKIPVLLLLNKIDTGNESLLAEALAHWQEKVPNAEIFAISALKNFGVPEVFARIIELLPKSPPFYPKDQLTDKPERFFVNEIIREKILLHYKKEIPYSVEIDTEEFFEEENIIRIRSVIMVERETQKGIIIGHKGGPLKRVGVEARRDLEKFFGKQVHLETYVKVNKNWRSDNRQLKRFGYNQK is encoded by the coding sequence ATGCAAGATCAAAATCACAAAGCAGGCTTTGTAAATATTATAGGAAATCCCAACGTAGGTAAAAGTACCTTGATGAATGCCTTTGTGGGTGAACGTCTTTCTATAATTACAAGTAAAGCCCAAACCACTCGTCACCGTATTTTAGGCATTGTTAATGGTGACGATTTTCAGATTATTTTAAGTGATACGCCCGGTATTATTAAACCAGCTTATCAGCTACAGGAAAGTATGATGGACTTTGTGAAATCTGCTTTCGATGACGCAGACGTACTTTTATACCTTGTAGAACTAGGTGAGAAAGATTTAAAAGACGAACAGTTTTTTAATAAAATTACCAATGCTAAAATACCTGTTTTACTGTTGTTAAATAAAATAGACACAGGAAATGAATCTTTGCTCGCAGAGGCATTAGCCCATTGGCAAGAAAAGGTTCCGAACGCAGAAATTTTTGCTATTTCTGCCCTCAAAAACTTTGGTGTTCCTGAAGTTTTTGCTCGTATCATTGAGCTCTTGCCTAAAAGTCCGCCGTTTTATCCCAAAGACCAACTTACTGATAAGCCAGAGCGTTTTTTCGTGAACGAAATTATTAGAGAAAAAATACTTTTGCACTACAAAAAAGAGATCCCTTATTCGGTAGAAATAGATACTGAAGAGTTTTTTGAAGAAGAGAACATTATTCGTATTCGGTCTGTCATAATGGTAGAGCGCGAAACGCAAAAGGGTATCATCATTGGTCACAAAGGAGGCCCTCTTAAACGTGTTGGAGTAGAGGCGCGAAGGGATTTAGAAAAATTCTTCGGCAAGCAGGTACATCTTGAAACCTATGTCAAGGTCAACAAAAACTGGCGAAGCGACAATAGGCAGTTAAAACGTTTTGGGTACAACCAAAAGTAA
- a CDS encoding outer membrane beta-barrel protein encodes MKHCLRALIFLCSIATFAQLQPFKISGTLMANDAGQPLESATVYVERVKDSTLVTYTITNQNGYFSIEDKAADKNLKIYITYVGYKTFEKEFVATSEEIELGTIVMKIDANTLDEVVLKSRAPITIKKDTLEFNVSSFKTKKDASVEDLLKKLPGVEVDDEGQITVNGKAVNKILVNGKPFFGDDPTITTRNLTKDIIEKVQVTDTKTDAEAFAGEDADGENKTINLTIKEENNKGIFGRVAAGGGTNDRYEFAGFFNKFDNDQRVSILAGGNNINSPGFSFGEIRKMFGNSRNAFVSGNGAFGVGNRTFGGSDGVTVSRNAGGNYADSFGKKVELSADYFYAGADSEDRTSTQRENILPDSRFFTNSNSESFTENNNHSANVQLDIKVDSTFLINLRPSFTYGKGNRRSSSNEASRDDNNQAINQSSTNSYSENTNRNFNNDLDITKRFGTRGSFIRLGVVVQYDNDTRDDFFQSNVEVFGDTPSQTNRNQFIDDESSLDSYFTDITYRYPILANKLYLDTKFSHREDKRTSIESTFDFDAATQEYTLFNTALSTNFKYINRRSTPGVGLQYSGEKISGNVRASYVLRTLANDDALRPEASFEQRFKALELRGYLTYRFSPKSSLYANYNLNNRPPEISQLQAFQDVSNPLNIITGNPNLEPANEHRVYVGYNNFDFQKRTGFNMYGSFSKTQNQVVQQTIVDENLVRNTTYTNVDGNYYAFAGATYSKDFKVDTLRTVKVSAGLSVNNNRTINFNNGEKYASTNNSLSPNIRLTLTWKKVLELIPNYRPSFTKSTFDLVGFDDRQFLQHTLGLQTATFLPKRLEWRNDINYNYNPDVGVGFQRSSWFWNSTLAYSVLQDTGTLTLKAFDLLGQNANARRSQTQNYIQDSQSLVLQQYFMLSFSWKFNSLGKKGEINDNGGFYIFN; translated from the coding sequence ATGAAGCATTGCTTACGTGCACTCATATTTTTATGCAGCATTGCTACTTTTGCTCAGTTGCAGCCCTTTAAAATTTCAGGTACACTAATGGCTAATGACGCTGGTCAACCGCTAGAGTCTGCTACTGTTTATGTAGAGCGCGTAAAAGATAGCACTTTGGTTACGTATACCATTACCAATCAAAATGGATATTTCAGCATTGAAGACAAAGCTGCAGACAAAAACTTAAAGATTTACATAACTTATGTGGGTTATAAAACTTTCGAAAAGGAGTTTGTCGCTACTTCCGAAGAAATTGAACTTGGCACCATTGTCATGAAAATAGATGCCAATACGCTAGATGAAGTGGTGCTTAAATCTAGAGCACCTATTACCATTAAAAAGGATACCCTAGAGTTTAATGTAAGCTCCTTTAAGACAAAAAAGGATGCCTCGGTTGAAGATCTTCTGAAAAAGTTGCCGGGGGTAGAAGTAGACGATGAAGGCCAAATAACCGTAAACGGTAAGGCTGTAAATAAAATTTTAGTGAATGGTAAACCCTTTTTTGGTGATGATCCTACCATTACTACTAGAAATCTTACCAAAGATATCATTGAAAAAGTACAGGTTACAGATACCAAAACCGACGCTGAAGCTTTTGCGGGTGAAGATGCAGATGGCGAAAACAAAACCATTAATCTCACGATTAAAGAAGAAAATAACAAAGGAATTTTTGGAAGAGTAGCTGCTGGAGGTGGTACCAACGACCGTTATGAGTTTGCCGGTTTTTTTAATAAATTCGATAACGACCAAAGGGTTAGTATACTGGCTGGCGGAAATAACATTAACTCTCCTGGATTTAGCTTTGGAGAAATACGTAAAATGTTTGGAAATAGTAGGAACGCATTTGTGAGCGGCAATGGTGCTTTTGGAGTTGGAAATCGAACGTTTGGTGGTTCAGATGGGGTGACCGTGTCCCGTAATGCAGGGGGTAATTACGCCGATAGTTTTGGGAAGAAGGTTGAATTGTCTGCAGACTATTTTTATGCTGGCGCCGATAGTGAAGATCGTACCAGTACTCAGCGCGAGAATATCCTGCCCGATTCTCGTTTTTTTACCAACAGTAATTCTGAATCTTTTACTGAAAATAATAACCATAGCGCAAATGTTCAGCTAGACATAAAGGTAGATTCTACCTTTTTAATTAATCTACGGCCATCGTTTACTTATGGCAAAGGCAACAGGAGGTCTTCTAGCAACGAAGCTTCTAGAGACGATAATAATCAGGCAATTAACCAAAGTAGTACGAATTCTTATTCAGAAAATACCAATCGTAATTTTAACAATGATCTTGATATTACTAAGCGTTTTGGAACTCGAGGTTCTTTTATTCGCTTAGGCGTTGTTGTTCAATATGACAATGATACGCGAGACGATTTCTTTCAATCTAATGTTGAAGTGTTTGGAGACACTCCATCTCAAACCAATCGTAATCAATTTATAGATGACGAGAGTAGTTTAGATAGTTACTTCACAGATATAACGTATAGATATCCAATACTAGCTAATAAACTGTATCTAGACACCAAATTTAGTCACCGAGAAGACAAGAGAACTAGTATAGAAAGTACATTCGATTTTGATGCTGCAACCCAAGAATACACACTCTTTAACACTGCCTTGAGTACTAATTTTAAGTATATTAATCGCAGAAGTACGCCTGGTGTTGGTCTGCAATATAGTGGCGAAAAGATTTCGGGTAACGTAAGGGCGTCGTATGTGTTAAGAACGTTGGCTAATGATGATGCTTTAAGGCCAGAGGCATCATTTGAGCAGCGCTTTAAGGCGTTAGAATTGCGAGGGTACCTAACGTATCGTTTTAGTCCTAAATCTTCTTTGTATGCAAATTACAATCTAAACAATAGACCACCAGAAATTTCACAATTACAGGCCTTTCAAGATGTGAGTAACCCGTTAAATATCATTACTGGAAATCCAAATTTAGAACCTGCTAATGAGCATCGTGTTTACGTAGGGTATAATAATTTCGATTTCCAAAAGCGAACAGGATTTAACATGTACGGAAGTTTCAGCAAAACACAAAACCAAGTGGTACAACAAACTATAGTAGACGAAAATTTAGTTAGAAACACCACCTACACTAATGTAGATGGAAACTATTATGCCTTTGCCGGAGCTACTTATAGTAAAGATTTTAAAGTGGATACCTTACGAACTGTGAAGGTAAGTGCGGGCTTGTCTGTGAACAATAATAGAACGATTAATTTTAATAATGGCGAAAAATACGCTTCTACCAACAATAGTCTTAGTCCAAATATTAGGCTTACACTAACATGGAAAAAGGTGTTAGAACTTATCCCAAATTATCGTCCGTCGTTTACCAAATCTACATTCGATTTGGTTGGATTTGATGATCGCCAATTTTTACAGCATACGTTAGGGCTACAGACAGCAACATTTTTACCAAAAAGGCTAGAATGGCGTAACGATATTAATTACAATTATAATCCAGATGTTGGTGTTGGTTTTCAGCGAAGTTCTTGGTTTTGGAATAGTACGTTGGCCTATTCTGTATTGCAAGACACAGGAACCCTAACATTAAAGGCTTTCGATTTATTAGGGCAAAATGCAAATGCGAGACGGTCTCAAACGCAAAATTATATTCAAGACTCCCAGAGTTTAGTACTTCAGCAATATTTTATGCTTAGTTTTAGTTGGAAATTTAATAGTTTAGGAAAGAAGGGAGAAATAAATGATAATGGCGGATTCTATATTTTTAATTAG
- a CDS encoding sensor histidine kinase, with protein sequence MNHTEIALKERIKELTCLYDISSIIVNADVGQMEETLKAIALSLKKGFQFPKHTEISIKTAIASFETKVVKEGLQISSSIQIFNKSDGMIIASLKDDKSSFLKEEQQLLDSVALKIGNLLERIEIQQNEISLKRQMERADRLGILGELTAGIAHELNTPLTNILGFAELLKDDFKTDKRVSSDLDKIIDNAIFSREVVKKLMFFACEMPQEMKELNLVPRIKNALELLDASFKKAKVKYLVKIEDDELLLKADTIQLTQIIFNLIINAIYFSPENGLVTIEASQSKSYIILKIIDEGPGLSNEALEKVFQPFFTTKPIGDGSGLGLSVVHGIVASHKGTITVENNSKKGAKFTVKLPKT encoded by the coding sequence ATGAATCATACAGAAATAGCGTTAAAAGAGCGCATCAAAGAGCTAACTTGCCTCTATGATATATCATCTATTATCGTAAATGCAGATGTTGGGCAAATGGAAGAAACCCTTAAAGCGATTGCGTTAAGCTTGAAAAAGGGATTTCAATTTCCCAAACATACCGAAATTTCCATCAAAACTGCCATTGCATCATTTGAAACTAAAGTTGTGAAAGAGGGGCTTCAAATAAGCTCTTCTATTCAAATATTTAATAAATCTGATGGGATGATTATCGCTTCCTTAAAAGATGACAAAAGCTCTTTTCTAAAAGAGGAGCAGCAATTGCTAGATAGCGTAGCTCTTAAGATAGGAAATCTTTTAGAGCGTATTGAAATTCAACAAAATGAAATTTCACTTAAACGCCAAATGGAGCGAGCAGATCGTTTAGGAATTTTAGGTGAGCTAACAGCGGGAATTGCGCACGAACTTAATACGCCACTGACAAACATTTTGGGGTTTGCCGAATTATTAAAAGATGATTTTAAAACAGATAAAAGAGTTTCATCAGATTTAGACAAGATTATTGACAATGCAATTTTCTCTAGGGAAGTAGTAAAAAAATTGATGTTTTTCGCTTGCGAGATGCCCCAGGAAATGAAAGAATTAAATCTGGTACCCAGAATAAAAAATGCGTTAGAATTACTCGATGCTTCCTTTAAGAAAGCGAAAGTTAAATACCTTGTAAAAATTGAAGATGATGAGCTTTTACTGAAAGCAGATACCATTCAACTCACACAAATAATTTTCAACTTAATAATTAATGCCATTTATTTTTCGCCAGAAAATGGGTTGGTAACCATTGAAGCTTCGCAGTCTAAAAGTTATATAATTTTAAAAATTATTGATGAGGGTCCTGGACTATCTAATGAAGCATTAGAAAAAGTGTTTCAACCATTCTTTACCACAAAACCTATTGGCGATGGTTCTGGGTTAGGATTGAGTGTGGTACACGGTATTGTGGCAAGCCATAAAGGGACTATAACTGTAGAAAACAATTCCAAAAAGGGCGCAAAATTTACAGTTAAACTACCAAAAACTTAA
- a CDS encoding NAD(P)/FAD-dependent oxidoreductase encodes MSTLVQISIKPKQQEDLPYILELGLTKAKLYKKDIKDWRIRKRSIDARRAPVKLNLQLEFWLVGEEIKHIPPFVPQAVEESKTIAIIGAGPAGLYAALRAIEVGLKPIIYERGKDVRERRRDLARINKEHLVDSDSNYCFGEGGAGTYSDGKLYTRSKKRGNVLKAIEWFVHFGADKEILIDAHPHIGTNKLPKIITSMREAIIDAGGEVHFNAKLTNLKLENKRISSIEINNAQWHSYDTVILATGHSARDIFYLLHNHKIKIEAKPFAIGVRVEHQQELIDTIQYHGDSDNPYLPPASYGLVEQVDGLGVYSFCMCPGGIIAPCATEQEEVVTNGWSPSKRNNPYANSGIVVSVAPEDLPNYVEGDPFVCLNFQKKVERDCWEAAGKTQAVPAQRLIDFVEGRISVNFPKTSYQPGIVSVDLNNVLPPLISKRLKKAFKAFGRKMKGYYSNEAVLHAPESRTSSPVSIPRNPETLEHVEISGLYPCGEGAGYAGGIISAAIDGINCVDAVAKKKGY; translated from the coding sequence ATGAGTACATTGGTTCAGATTTCAATTAAGCCTAAGCAACAAGAAGATTTACCTTACATATTAGAGCTAGGTCTTACCAAAGCAAAACTGTACAAAAAAGACATCAAAGATTGGCGTATTAGGAAGCGCTCTATAGATGCGCGTCGTGCTCCCGTAAAACTAAACCTTCAACTAGAATTTTGGTTAGTTGGTGAAGAGATTAAGCATATCCCACCGTTTGTTCCTCAAGCCGTAGAAGAAAGTAAAACCATTGCAATTATTGGTGCTGGTCCTGCGGGGTTGTATGCCGCACTACGTGCCATTGAGGTAGGATTAAAACCAATTATTTACGAGCGAGGAAAAGACGTTCGAGAACGCAGAAGAGATCTTGCAAGAATTAACAAAGAACATCTGGTAGATTCAGATTCTAACTACTGTTTTGGCGAAGGCGGAGCAGGCACCTATAGCGATGGTAAGTTATACACTCGGTCTAAGAAGAGAGGCAATGTACTGAAAGCAATAGAATGGTTTGTACATTTTGGTGCAGATAAAGAAATACTTATAGATGCACATCCTCACATTGGCACAAATAAGCTTCCCAAAATAATTACAAGCATGCGTGAAGCGATTATTGATGCAGGCGGAGAGGTTCACTTTAATGCTAAGTTAACCAACCTTAAACTTGAGAATAAGCGTATTTCTTCTATAGAAATTAACAATGCACAATGGCATTCTTATGATACCGTTATCTTAGCAACAGGCCATTCTGCAAGAGACATTTTTTATTTGCTTCACAATCACAAAATAAAAATTGAAGCAAAACCTTTTGCCATTGGGGTTCGTGTAGAACATCAGCAGGAGTTAATAGACACCATACAGTATCACGGAGATAGTGACAATCCTTACCTACCTCCAGCTTCCTATGGTTTAGTAGAACAGGTAGATGGTTTAGGTGTGTACTCATTTTGCATGTGCCCGGGTGGCATAATCGCACCCTGCGCGACAGAACAAGAAGAAGTAGTTACAAATGGCTGGAGCCCTAGTAAGCGTAACAATCCGTATGCAAATTCTGGCATAGTAGTTAGTGTTGCTCCAGAAGATTTACCTAATTATGTTGAAGGAGACCCATTTGTTTGTCTCAATTTTCAGAAAAAAGTAGAGCGCGATTGTTGGGAAGCTGCCGGAAAAACACAGGCCGTGCCAGCCCAACGTTTAATAGATTTTGTAGAAGGTCGCATTTCAGTAAACTTTCCGAAGACATCGTACCAACCTGGTATTGTTTCGGTAGACTTGAATAACGTTTTACCCCCACTCATTAGTAAACGATTAAAAAAGGCATTTAAAGCTTTTGGGAGAAAAATGAAGGGATATTACTCCAATGAAGCTGTTTTACACGCTCCAGAAAGTAGAACCTCATCTCCTGTTTCTATTCCAAGGAACCCTGAAACCTTAGAGCACGTTGAGATTTCTGGACTATACCCTTGCGGAGAAGGCGCAGGATATGCGGGTGGCATTATATCTGCGGCTATCGATGGTATAAATTGTGTAGACGCTGTAGCCAAGAAAAAGGGGTATTAA
- a CDS encoding TPM domain-containing protein, with translation MSKVEDFLTQDEEIAVVEAIRTAERNTSGEIRVHLEAHSKIDAFDRATEVFDFLHMNNTKLSNGVLLYIAVEDRTLVIMGDKGINDVVPPNFWESTKDAIIDRFKNGDMKQGLVDGIIKAGEQLKVHFPYKKKDTNELPDDISVG, from the coding sequence ATGTCTAAAGTAGAAGATTTTTTAACTCAAGACGAAGAAATAGCTGTCGTAGAGGCCATTCGTACAGCAGAACGCAATACCTCGGGTGAAATTCGCGTACACCTTGAAGCACATAGCAAAATTGATGCATTTGATCGGGCAACCGAAGTATTCGATTTTTTACACATGAACAACACCAAACTAAGTAATGGTGTATTACTTTACATTGCTGTAGAAGACCGTACGCTTGTTATAATGGGCGACAAAGGTATTAATGATGTTGTACCCCCTAATTTTTGGGAAAGCACCAAAGATGCGATTATCGATAGATTTAAAAATGGAGATATGAAACAAGGCTTGGTAGATGGTATCATAAAAGCTGGAGAACAATTAAAAGTCCATTTTCCGTATAAGAAAAAAGACACCAACGAATTACCTGATGATATTTCGGTTGGGTAA
- the der gene encoding ribosome biogenesis GTPase Der, whose protein sequence is MSIVAIVGRPNVGKSTFFNRLIQRREAITDAVSGVTRDRHYGKSDWNGKEFSLIDTGGYVVGSDDIFEAEIDKQVELAIDEADAIIFMVDVESGITGMDEEVAQLLRKSQKPFFLAVNKVDSSKRENDAVEFYSLGVEKYYTISSINGSGSGDLLDDLVAALPDEPEVEEEVLPRFAVVGRPNAGKSSFINALIGEERFVVTDIAGTTRDSIDTKYNRFGFDFNLVDTAGIRKKGKVKEDLEFYSVMRSVRAIEHSDVCLLVLDATRGFDGQVQNIFWLAQRNNKGIVILVNKWDLVEKDNQSTKDMEAYIRKQCEPYTDVPIVFISALTKQRIYKAIETAVEVYKNRSKKIKTSVLNDTMLPIIEAFPPPQYKGKYVKIKYCTQLPTAFPAFAFFANLPQYVKEPYKRFIENKLRQQFNFTGVPVTIYLRKK, encoded by the coding sequence ATGAGTATTGTTGCCATTGTAGGAAGACCCAACGTAGGAAAGTCTACTTTTTTTAATCGTTTAATCCAACGTCGTGAAGCTATTACCGATGCGGTAAGTGGCGTTACACGTGATAGACACTACGGAAAAAGTGACTGGAATGGTAAAGAGTTCTCATTAATCGATACTGGCGGCTATGTTGTAGGTAGCGACGATATCTTTGAAGCTGAAATAGATAAACAAGTAGAACTTGCCATCGATGAAGCAGACGCTATTATTTTTATGGTTGATGTAGAATCTGGAATTACGGGAATGGATGAAGAAGTAGCACAATTACTTCGGAAAAGTCAGAAACCGTTTTTTCTGGCAGTAAATAAAGTTGATAGCTCTAAACGAGAGAACGACGCCGTAGAGTTTTATTCACTTGGTGTAGAAAAATATTATACTATTTCTAGTATTAATGGAAGCGGTAGTGGAGATCTGTTAGACGATTTGGTGGCAGCGCTACCAGACGAACCTGAAGTTGAAGAAGAGGTGCTGCCTCGATTTGCTGTAGTAGGTCGACCTAATGCAGGAAAATCTTCATTTATTAATGCCCTTATTGGTGAAGAACGTTTTGTGGTAACCGACATTGCAGGAACAACGCGAGATAGTATAGATACAAAATATAACCGTTTTGGTTTCGATTTTAATTTGGTAGATACTGCTGGAATTAGAAAGAAGGGGAAAGTAAAAGAAGATCTTGAGTTTTACTCTGTGATGCGAAGTGTACGTGCTATTGAACATAGTGATGTATGTTTGTTGGTACTAGATGCTACTAGAGGGTTTGATGGTCAGGTACAGAATATTTTCTGGTTAGCGCAGCGAAATAACAAGGGAATTGTAATCTTAGTGAACAAGTGGGACCTTGTTGAAAAGGACAATCAGAGTACCAAAGATATGGAAGCCTACATCAGAAAACAATGCGAACCCTATACCGATGTACCTATTGTCTTTATTTCAGCATTAACAAAGCAACGTATCTATAAAGCAATAGAAACGGCGGTTGAAGTTTACAAAAATCGTAGCAAGAAGATTAAAACTTCGGTTCTTAACGATACAATGTTACCTATCATTGAGGCTTTTCCACCACCACAATATAAAGGTAAGTACGTGAAAATTAAGTATTGCACGCAATTGCCAACAGCCTTTCCTGCATTCGCGTTTTTTGCGAACCTTCCGCAGTATGTAAAAGAGCCGTACAAACGTTTTATTGAAAACAAATTAAGACAACAATTTAACTTTACTGGGGTGCCAGTAACAATTTATCTTCGGAAAAAATAG
- a CDS encoding RNA methyltransferase, which yields MQPDNFTTNFFGIGILHGKTPENLGVLWRTAQNMGASYIFTIGKRYANQASDTHNAVKSMPYFHYETFSDFFKHLPKGVRIVGVEKTEVAENLEDFNHPKRCLYLLGAEDHGLSKEAIDASHFLVQFPSEHSLNVAVAGSIVLYDRGRKKPFQ from the coding sequence ATGCAACCCGATAATTTCACAACAAATTTCTTCGGAATAGGAATTCTTCATGGTAAAACACCAGAAAACCTCGGTGTATTATGGCGTACTGCCCAAAATATGGGGGCGAGTTATATTTTTACCATAGGAAAACGATACGCAAATCAGGCAAGCGATACCCACAATGCGGTAAAGTCGATGCCCTATTTTCATTACGAAACATTTAGTGATTTTTTTAAACACCTCCCAAAAGGGGTTCGAATTGTTGGCGTGGAAAAAACCGAGGTGGCAGAAAATTTAGAAGACTTTAATCATCCAAAGAGGTGCTTGTATTTGTTAGGTGCAGAAGATCATGGCCTTTCCAAAGAAGCTATAGATGCATCGCATTTTTTGGTACAGTTTCCCTCAGAACATAGTTTAAATGTAGCCGTAGCTGGAAGTATTGTACTTTACGATAGAGGTAGAAAAAAACCTTTTCAATAG
- a CDS encoding cation:proton antiporter, whose product MEYFLIITTLVFIAAIFGYINVRFLRLPNTIGLMVITIVSTLVVLGISYFDATLLNAEKYIITKIDFKTVLLDIMLSFLLFAGALHTNFAQLKIQRWPVLVFSTVGVLISTFLVGGAMYYVLQFIGLPVDFIYCLLFGALISPTDPIAVLGILKKVGAPKKLETKIVGESLFNDGVGVVVFLTIFQIAKMGDQGTIEPLDIIALFGQEVLGGIALGLFIGFITYRLMKSIDDYDIEVIITLAAVMVGTAVAQHFHLSAPLAMVTAGLLVGNDTIRASTMSEITETYVDKFWELIDILLNTILFVLIGMEMLVLSFELSYVVAGLIAIPVILICRYLSLLLPIKFFQKKLEFVPKTNLIMTWGGLRGGISIALALGLTEAMQRDLFLVITYIVVVFSIIVQGLTVGKLIQKVKTEET is encoded by the coding sequence ATGGAGTATTTTTTAATAATTACAACCTTAGTTTTTATAGCCGCAATTTTTGGCTACATTAATGTACGTTTTCTGAGACTTCCTAACACCATTGGTTTAATGGTTATTACCATTGTGTCTACACTTGTGGTACTTGGTATAAGTTACTTCGACGCCACGTTGTTAAATGCCGAAAAGTACATCATAACCAAAATAGATTTTAAAACGGTACTACTTGATATAATGCTTAGTTTTTTACTCTTTGCAGGAGCTTTGCATACCAATTTTGCCCAACTTAAAATTCAACGATGGCCAGTGCTGGTTTTTTCTACCGTTGGCGTTCTAATCTCCACATTTCTTGTTGGGGGAGCTATGTACTATGTGCTTCAGTTTATTGGACTTCCAGTAGACTTTATCTATTGTTTGTTGTTTGGGGCATTAATCTCTCCAACAGACCCAATTGCGGTCTTAGGAATTCTTAAAAAAGTAGGCGCTCCCAAAAAATTAGAGACAAAGATTGTTGGAGAATCGCTGTTTAACGATGGTGTTGGTGTAGTGGTTTTCCTGACCATTTTTCAAATCGCTAAAATGGGAGATCAAGGTACAATAGAACCCTTAGACATTATAGCCCTGTTTGGTCAAGAGGTCTTAGGAGGGATTGCCTTGGGACTTTTCATTGGATTTATTACCTACCGCCTTATGAAATCTATAGACGATTACGACATAGAGGTTATAATAACACTAGCCGCTGTAATGGTAGGAACCGCCGTGGCCCAACACTTCCATTTGTCTGCGCCATTGGCAATGGTAACCGCAGGTCTGTTGGTTGGAAATGATACCATAAGAGCTAGCACTATGTCTGAAATTACCGAAACCTACGTAGATAAATTTTGGGAGCTTATAGATATTTTACTAAATACCATTCTCTTTGTTCTAATTGGTATGGAAATGCTCGTGCTATCTTTTGAACTTAGTTATGTAGTTGCCGGATTAATTGCCATTCCTGTAATTCTCATCTGTAGATACTTGTCGTTACTTTTACCAATAAAATTCTTTCAGAAAAAACTAGAATTTGTACCAAAAACCAACTTAATTATGACCTGGGGCGGATTGCGAGGTGGTATTTCAATTGCACTAGCTCTAGGTCTTACAGAAGCTATGCAGCGTGATTTGTTTTTAGTAATTACCTATATTGTTGTGGTATTTTCAATTATTGTGCAAGGGTTAACGGTGGGTAAACTGATTCAAAAAGTGAAAACGGAAGAAACCTAA